GAAGTTACAGGGAAGGAGGCTTCCATGATGCAGCGGATCGGGGTGTTCCTCGCGGCACTGGTACTCACGGCGGGCGTCGCCCTCGGGGCCGGCAACGGGGTGGCGAAGCGGCCGGCCTACCGCATCGGTGTGGAGGATGTCCTGGACATCCAGGTGTGGAAGAACCCCGAGGTGTCCCGCCAGGTTTGGGTCCGGCCCGACGGCCGGATCACGCTGCCGCTGGTGGGCGAGATCTTCGTGGAAGGGATGACCCTGGCCGAGCTGACCGACGAGGTGACGACCCGGCTCAAGGAGTACTTCACGGACCCGGTGGTGACGGTGAGCCTGGTGGAGATCAACAGCTACACCGTGTACCTGCTGGGCCGGGTGAACAGTCCCGGTGCCATGAAGCTCCGGAGCCCCAAGACGTTTCTGCAGGTTCTGT
This is a stretch of genomic DNA from Deferrisoma camini S3R1. It encodes these proteins:
- a CDS encoding polysaccharide biosynthesis/export family protein, which translates into the protein MMQRIGVFLAALVLTAGVALGAGNGVAKRPAYRIGVEDVLDIQVWKNPEVSRQVWVRPDGRITLPLVGEIFVEGMTLAELTDEVTTRLKEYFTDPVVTVSLVEINSYTVYLLGRVNSPGAMKLRSPKTFLQVLSMAGGFQEFADTDSVMLLRWEGDKEKRIPVDAESILKRGEGDFLLRPGDVIVVP